The Leptolyngbyaceae cyanobacterium genome includes a window with the following:
- a CDS encoding bifunctional oligoribonuclease/PAP phosphatase NrnA produces the protein MHSRSLQSLDRLTLAAQPRSVEVDAEPTSTETSGGKRQVTPLTDAANEQTNGSGETGTGILPRSADRVLNSKVEALQQTLEKHRNERQIVIIQDFPDPDGLSGAWAYKLIAQQYDIHCDIVYAGTLSHQENIALVKLTNLPAERWTPQVIKNKNLSQYQGAVLIDNQGTTSQLMPLLQQAGIPTTVVIDHHKQQGNLQAEFTDIRPTVRATATILTQYLQAGLLEFDSGISEHVKCATALMHGLRSDTNGLRQAQEEEFLAAGYLSRFYDSQLLDAVLQANRSKRVMDIIERSLKNRTVQNNFSIAGVGYLRYDNRDAIPQAADFLVTEENVHTALVYGIVHQEDEGIELVIGSLRTSKLTLDPDEFLKEAFGQDSQGRFFGGGRMMAGGFEIPIGFLGGGNENSEYAKLKWEVFDTQIKQKLLRLINPTHDLIESE, from the coding sequence ATGCACTCTCGTTCGCTTCAATCACTCGATCGTTTGACTTTAGCAGCACAACCGCGTTCTGTAGAGGTTGATGCCGAGCCAACTTCTACAGAAACTTCTGGAGGAAAGCGTCAAGTGACGCCTCTCACTGATGCTGCTAACGAACAAACTAACGGATCTGGCGAAACTGGAACTGGTATTTTACCCAGATCTGCCGATCGCGTTTTGAATTCCAAGGTGGAAGCTTTACAGCAGACTTTGGAAAAACATCGAAACGAACGCCAAATCGTCATTATACAAGACTTTCCCGACCCGGATGGTCTGTCTGGTGCTTGGGCGTATAAGTTAATTGCCCAGCAGTACGATATTCATTGCGATATCGTGTACGCTGGTACTCTCAGCCACCAAGAAAATATCGCTTTGGTGAAACTAACTAATTTGCCAGCGGAACGGTGGACGCCTCAAGTTATCAAAAATAAGAATTTATCTCAATATCAGGGTGCGGTTTTAATCGATAATCAGGGTACTACCAGCCAATTAATGCCTTTGTTACAGCAAGCGGGTATTCCGACTACAGTGGTGATCGACCATCACAAGCAGCAAGGTAACCTGCAAGCCGAGTTTACTGATATCCGCCCTACGGTGCGAGCAACCGCTACTATTTTGACTCAATACCTGCAAGCCGGGTTACTGGAGTTCGATAGCGGGATTAGCGAGCACGTCAAGTGCGCTACTGCTTTGATGCACGGTTTGCGATCGGATACCAACGGTTTAAGACAAGCTCAAGAAGAGGAATTTCTGGCTGCTGGCTATCTGAGCCGATTTTACGATTCTCAGTTACTCGATGCCGTCCTGCAAGCCAATCGCTCTAAGCGAGTGATGGATATCATCGAACGCAGTCTGAAAAACCGCACCGTCCAAAATAACTTTTCGATTGCTGGTGTCGGCTATCTGCGCTATGACAATCGAGATGCCATCCCCCAAGCGGCAGATTTCTTGGTGACAGAAGAAAACGTCCACACGGCCTTGGTTTATGGCATCGTGCACCAGGAAGATGAAGGAATAGAATTGGTAATCGGTTCTTTGCGAACTAGTAAGCTAACTCTCGACCCGGATGAATTCCTCAAAGAAGCTTTCGGTCAAGATAGTCAGGGACGTTTCTTCGGTGGCGGACGGATGATGGCTGGTGGTTTTGAAATCCCGATCGGTTTCTTGGGCGGTGGTAATGAAAATTCCGAGTATGCCAAACTGAAGTGGGAAGTGTTCGATACCCAAATTAAGCAAAAACTGCTGCGGTTGATCAATCCCACCCACGATTTAATCGAAAGCGAATAA
- the sixA gene encoding phosphohistidine phosphatase SixA has translation MTDLYLIRHGIAAEPAEYDRDRDRPLTEEGKRKTRKVAARLAELNLHFDLILTSPLLRATQTADILKASGLSDRVEEFPALAFDGKIETWLNWWQEWQQTGGKSLALVGHQPNLGDWAEILVWGETRGNLVVKKAGVIGITLPSSNSPVGRSQLFWLTSPKLTFVA, from the coding sequence ATGACAGATTTATATTTGATCCGGCATGGCATTGCTGCCGAGCCAGCAGAATACGATCGCGATCGCGATCGTCCCCTCACGGAAGAAGGTAAGCGCAAAACCCGGAAAGTAGCAGCCAGACTCGCCGAATTGAATCTTCATTTCGACTTGATTCTCACCAGTCCCCTACTGCGAGCTACTCAAACCGCAGATATACTCAAAGCATCCGGTTTGAGCGATCGCGTAGAAGAATTCCCCGCTTTGGCATTTGACGGTAAAATCGAAACCTGGCTGAATTGGTGGCAGGAGTGGCAACAAACAGGCGGTAAAAGTTTAGCCTTAGTCGGTCATCAGCCAAATTTGGGCGATTGGGCGGAAATTTTAGTATGGGGCGAAACGCGAGGCAACTTGGTAGTCAAAAAAGCTGGTGTAATCGGTATTACATTGCCTAGCAGTAATTCCCCCGTCGGTCGCAGCCAATTATTTTGGCTGACATCACCAAAGTTAACATTTGTAGCGTAA
- a CDS encoding citrate synthase has protein sequence MTVCEYKPGLEGIPAAESGVSHVDGQRGILQYRGIRIEELAEKSTFLETSFLLIWGYLPTKEELADFEHEIRYHRRIKYRIRDMMKCFPESGHPMDALQASAAALGLFYSRRDLDNPAYIRAAVVRLMAKIPTMVAAFQLMRKGNDPVLPRDDLGYAANFLYMLTEKEPDPLAARIFDISLMLHAEHTMNASTFSARVTASTLTDPYAVVASAVGTLGGPLHGGANEEVIDMLEEIGSVENVRPYLEDRLARKAKIMGFGHRVYKVKDPRATILQNLAQQLFEKFGQDKYYDIAVELEQAVEEKLGQKGIYPNVDFYSGLVYRKLGIPTDLFTPIFAIARVSGWLAHWKEQLEENRIYRPTQVYTGLKEAPYIAIEER, from the coding sequence ATGACTGTCTGCGAGTACAAACCAGGTCTAGAAGGCATTCCGGCTGCCGAATCCGGAGTCAGTCACGTCGATGGACAGCGAGGTATCTTACAGTATCGGGGAATCCGCATTGAAGAACTCGCAGAAAAAAGTACCTTTTTGGAAACCTCGTTTCTTTTGATTTGGGGATATCTTCCCACCAAGGAAGAACTCGCTGACTTCGAGCATGAAATTCGCTACCATCGGCGCATTAAGTACCGCATCCGGGATATGATGAAATGCTTTCCGGAAAGCGGTCACCCAATGGATGCGCTGCAAGCTTCCGCCGCTGCATTAGGTTTGTTTTATTCTCGGCGCGACCTCGATAACCCAGCTTACATCAGGGCTGCGGTGGTGCGCTTGATGGCCAAAATACCGACAATGGTGGCAGCTTTCCAACTGATGCGGAAAGGAAACGATCCCGTGCTACCCCGCGACGATCTGGGCTATGCAGCGAATTTCCTGTATATGCTGACCGAAAAAGAACCAGACCCTCTGGCCGCTCGAATCTTTGACATTTCCTTGATGCTCCACGCCGAGCATACCATGAATGCTTCTACCTTCTCAGCACGGGTAACGGCTTCTACTCTCACCGATCCTTATGCAGTGGTAGCTTCAGCCGTAGGGACGCTGGGTGGCCCATTACACGGAGGCGCTAATGAAGAAGTAATCGATATGCTAGAAGAAATCGGCTCGGTGGAAAATGTCCGACCTTATTTGGAAGACCGTTTAGCACGGAAAGCCAAAATCATGGGCTTCGGTCACCGAGTTTACAAGGTGAAAGACCCACGGGCAACTATCCTTCAGAATCTAGCACAACAATTATTTGAAAAGTTCGGGCAAGATAAGTACTACGATATCGCGGTCGAGTTGGAACAAGCTGTAGAAGAAAAACTAGGTCAAAAAGGAATTTATCCTAATGTAGATTTCTATTCTGGCTTGGTGTACAGAAAGCTGGGTATCCCCACTGATTTGTTTACGCCGATTTTCGCGATCGCGCGCGTATCTGGTTGGCTGGCCCACTGGAAAGAACAACTCGAAGAAAACCGCATTTACCGTCCGACCCAAGTTTACACCGGACTAAAGGAAGCTCCTTATATTGCGATCGAAGAGCGATAG